Proteins encoded within one genomic window of Eurosta solidaginis isolate ZX-2024a chromosome 1, ASM4086904v1, whole genome shotgun sequence:
- the Osi22 gene encoding uncharacterized protein DDB_G0280205, with protein sequence MYAKFRLLLTLLVFAYIDALRPSESYAKETNSNTKKITPPIEIAKKGTEIEARTTLADETTTMLSLSEEEEVLISGEEELMNDDEATSDELLSKGRSFAGNENDAPRPLKNMLRGIYKSYKSTYMGNGTSAEYKKRLLERLNAAASTKHTTSTTSNSATKPQSEEVNKTNERLKKQTSLTETEVAAAPLSALSPTHESEALKVKLIEKQRKRKRKISRAHSNANKRAKVNNHLNVVADSVNENNNNNNSSYSSHINSTSAVSSSGSASGGGIRIHTDINELHDKHYRYSIGPGVNMSFDMLNDIVNVNLDGDNLRDIMRGRWLSDNTEEGRGKKYDMVTKVLPLFVLPFLIQSAIVPFLVTKLKLLLVKSILIGKLAIFLIIISAIKNSNNKTVQSYEVAPSYWAGEPSRRSELASAAATSAAYNGYRVEGKPAAWIN encoded by the exons atgtatgccaaatttcgtttatTACTAACATTGTTAGTGTTTGCGTATATTGATGCGCTAAGACCTAGCGAATCTTATGCAAAGGAAACAAAtagtaatacaaaaaaaattacgcCTCCAATAGAAATAGCGAAGAAGGGAACAGAAATTGAAGCGAGAACTACGTTAGCTGATGAAACAACAACAATGCTGTCGTTAAGTGAAGAGGAAGAAGTGCTAATAAGCGGTGAGGAAGAACTTATGAACGATGACGAAGCAACAAGTGACGAATTACTATCAAAAGGACGCAGTTTTGCTGGAAACGAGAACGATGCACCAAGACCGCTCAAAAATATGCTAAGAGGCATTTATAAAAGCTACAAGAGTACCTATATGGGTAACGGtacttcagctgagtataaaaaacgtttGTTAGAACGCCTAAATGCTGCTGCATCAACGAAGCACACAACCTCCACCACCTCGAATTCAGCAACCAAGCCGCAAAGCGAGGAAGTAAACAAAACTaacgaaagacttaagaaacAAACTTCATTGACTGAAACTGAAGTGGCAGCAGCGCCACTCTCAGCTCTATCACCTACACACGAAAGTGAAGCGCTTAaagtgaaattaattgaaaaacaaCGAAAACGCAAACGTAAAATAAGTCGCGCGCATTCAAATGCTAACAAACGTGCCAAAGTAAATAATCACttaaatgttgtagctgatagcgtgaatgaaaataataacaacaacaacagcagttaTAGTTCGCATATCAATAGCACTTCAGCAGTTAGTAGCAGCGGCAGCGCCAGCGGCGGCGGCATAAGAATACACACAGATATCAATGAATTGCATGATAAGCATTATCGCTACTCAATTGGACCCGGTGTTAATATGAGTTTTGATATGTTAAATGATATTGTTAATGTTAATTTAGATGGTGATAATTTACGTGATATAATGCGTGGCCGTTGGCTGAGTGATAATACAGAAGAGG GTCGCGGCAAAAAATATGATATGGTCACGAAAGTTTTACCGCTATTTGTGTTGCCATTTCTCATACAATCAGCTATTGTACCATTTTTGGTTACTAAACTGAAATTATTATTGGTAAAATCGATACTTATCGGCAAGTTGGCGATATTCCTAATCATCATATCGGCCATAAAGAATAGCAACAATAAAACGGTGCAATCGTATGAAGTGGCGCCCTCGTATTGGGCTGGTGAGCCCAGTAGACGATCGGAGTTGGCGTCAGCGGCGGCAACATCAGCTGCTTATAATGGTTATCGAGTGGAGGGAAAACCAGCGGCTTGGATTAATTGA